CTTTGCCTTTTCGTCTTCACGAAGCGGGATGATGAACTCGTCCAAGTAGACGAGGTTCATTTGATCCAACAAAGTCGATGGAGTGCTGGACGAAGTTGCGGCCGTCGCCGATACGGCCAGATGAATTGTCAAGTCGGCGCCACGCATGATCGCCGACCCCAACCGCATCTCAATCTTTTCAGTAGTCCAGACTTTCTCCTTGTCGATCCTGACGTCTCGTGTCTTGACGTGCAAGGATTGATTTTCTTCGACGGCTCCGGCGCGACGGATGTCGACATCGCCAATCATTCGTCCCATCTTGATCGGCGGGGCACTGCCGCTTTGCGTCAGATCCAGGCCTTTGGAAAACTGAACTTCGGCGCCTTTGGGAGCTTTCAATACGATCGGTGCTGCGGCGTCATCATCCGCCAATCCACGACCGATCACGATCGTTAGCGGTTCCAGTTTCCACTGGTCTTCGGACATCTGGTACCAATTTTGGAACAGTAGCGTTCCGCGACCGGTAATCAGACGTTTGCAATCGCCCATTTCCCATGCGTCAGCAGGAAACAGATCGGCCAGTTCCGCACGAAGCTCTGCATCGTTCGTCGGTGGCTTTGGCTTTACGACTTCGATATCAGGAATTGTCAGTAGCCGGCGGGACGCCTCATCGTAGCCGTAGGCGCATAGAACCAGCGTCAAAAGTGCAAACAGATAGTTCCGCATGTTGACGCTGACCCAGCTCATTGTGGCACCCCACAATCCCACAGGCCTTTGGTTCTCAAAAGTCGTTCGACGAGTTCACGTACAGCGCCTTCGCCACCTTTGGTTCCCATGATCCAGTGAGCCGCGTCGCGCACGTCACGCGCCGCATCCGCCGGTGCCACCGCAAGACCGACCGATCGCATCGGATTCAGATCCGGCAAATCATCGCCGATGTAACATATTTCCGTCAGCTCGCATCCGATGGTTTTGGCAACCGATTGAACGCACTCAAGCTTGTTTTTGACGCCTTGATGCAAATGAGTCACCGATAGCTCTTCGGCACGTCGCCGCACGACATTACTACGACGCGCGGTAATGATCCCGAACGTGAATCCGGCGTTGCCCCAGTGCTTGATCGCTAATCCGTCGCGAACATGAAACGCTTTCGATTCGGCGCCTTCGGAATCGTAGATGATCCGACCATCAGTCAAAACGCCATCAACATCGCTGAGGATACAACGGATCGGGCTAGCGACTTCTTGATCAGAACGAAGTGTGGCGGGCATGAATCGAAACGGGGTTGTCGATGATGATTGCGAGTACGATCAAAATGAAATGGCGATGGTCGTCTGCTACGGCGTGCCGCCTGCCGCATGACCTGTTAAAGCTTGAACGGTATGACAGACCGGCTTTGTGATGCCCCTGACCCAACGGCGTCAACGTTGACCTCACCGATCGCAATCAAGTCTGTGATGTCGATCATTCCGATCGGACGTCGCAGATTGTCAACCACTGGCAGTTCGCTGATTCGCAATTGGCTCAGTAGCGAAATCGCATCGCTTACCATCGTCTCCGGTGAGACGCAGTGCGGATCGATCGTCATCTTGGCACCGATCGGCCCATCGAGAGAATCTTCGCAGCGTGATTCCAGCAGTCGAGCCAGATCGCTGTCGGTGAAGATGCCTGTTAAGACTCCCTCGTTGTTCGTCAACATGATCGCTCCACTTCGGCGGCCCGAGATCGAGCTTGTAACCATGCAGTCGCGAATCGAAACCGAATCGTTGGCGACACGGCAGCATTCCATCGGTCGCATCAGCTTTTCGACCTTGTCTAGCTTTTTGCCCAACGCACCGCCGGGATGGTAGCGATGAAAGTCGCGTGCGGTGAATTGGCGAATCGAGCTTGCCAGTAATGCGATCGCATCCCCCACAGCCATCATCACCGCGGTGCTGCTAGTTGGCGCCAATCCGTGCGGACAGGCTTCCTTTTGTTTGCCGTAGGCGACTTTGCAATTGGCAATTTTGGCCAGCGGATTGTCATCGTCAGCAGTGATCGAAATAAGTCCCGACGATTGGCGCCGAAGCTGCGAAGCGATGGTCAACACTTCTTCACTGCGCCCGGAGTTCGAGATGGCCCAAACCAAGTCATCGGCGCGGACCCTGCCAAAGTCACCGTGAACCGCTTCGGTCGGATGCAAGAAGTGAGCTGGCGTTCCGGTACTGGCCAGCGTGGCGACAAGTTTCTGCCCAACCAAGCCGGCTTTACCGACACCCGTGACAACAATATTGCCGCTGCATTGTGCGGTCAATTCTGCGGCGTGTACTGCAGAGGGACCAAGGTTTTGAGCTGCAGATTTAACCGCGTCCGCCTCGGTAGTTACAAACTCTCGCATCATCCGCAAACGCTCAAATAACGTCTCCGAGACAGAGTCGGTGCGGACGTCGTCGTATCCTTGTTTTTGTGGCGCAGCAGACACGTGGATCCTTCCAGGCGTTTGTAGTGATCGAACCTGGATACTAGCCGAAGCGGCAACACCAAGGAAAGTCCAATACCCGACAAGGAAAGCGAGGGGGTCTGGGGCAACTAGCAGGCAAAGCCCCCCGCAATGCCCCTGAATTGCCGCTTCCAATCCAGAAAAGCGACGAATCGGTCCGTATTCCAACTCGATTATAGGATTAGCCGCATGGCGTTAGCCACGGTTTCAGCGCAACAACCGGGGCTAACGCCCGTCGGCGGATGACCCGAACCCGTATTTTCATATCGAACGATGCACCAGCGCTACCATCACGGAATGAAGGGCGACGATCGAAAACCAATAGGCTGTCGATTCCGTGGCGAGATCGCTCCCATGACGGTTTGCTATCAAAAAGGTTGACGAAGGCCCTCTTGGTAAATGTACTGGAGACATCGATCGACGAAGCATCTTTCGACGCGGTTTTCAGCTTGGTAGATGAGTGATGCTGAATTCGCGATCGTCGATTTCTCTGCACCTTTGAGCCAACAATGAAAGAAAAACGCATCCTTTGCTTTGCCACCGCGATTCTGGCCTTTGTGACTCTGTTGCCGCTTGTGACGCCGGCTATTCGAGCTGAATCGGATGAAGTCTCGGAACAGAATGCGGTTGCCGCTCGTTACCACCTACGCAATCGAACTCGCAACTTCTACCGATCTTCCACCAGTCGCTCTCGCACCGTCACGATGACTCGAAGCCGTCGCGGCTAAGCGGATCGCTACATCAAGACTTCCGTCCGTACCCCGATGACAAGAGCATCGTCAATGTTGCCTGCGGGATTGGAGATGTACTGCAGATCCGGTTGAAGGCTTGCACAAGGGGTGACTTGGAATCGGTAAAAGATTTCCAGAGCGCGTTCGTCGTCAAGCGATGGATCGCGGAAACCTGCGTTGGCGATACCTAACCCAAATAGGTCATCATCACGTCCGCAAAGCAAACCTTGATAGGTTAAACCACCTCCCAAATACGAATCGATTTCATTTCGGTCCGACGGGGCCCAGCCGAATTGAAAGAACACGCCGAGACCTTGTGCGGAATCATCGTCACACGGTTCCAGCCAAACCAACTGATCGATCCCAAGATACATTCCAAAGTTCTCATCGAACGGATCGCCAGCACCAGCTCTTAGGTCATCGAATTGGTCGGAGTGATACCAAGCGCCGACCCGATACGCGCCGGTTAAAGCTTCGTCACCGGCAAGCGTCGATGTCAGTAGCACTTCGGAGAGCAGCATTACCCCGTAGTCACCCAACGTTTCAAAGCCAGAACGCCCCCCTGTGCTCGGACCGGTGGTTGGAGCCCCATCGTAGGCGCCAAACTTCAGCTGCAGCGCGTCAGAAACTTCGGTGATCAACGCGATCCCAAGACTTGGGTTTGGCCAAGTCGGCAAAGGTACCGTCGGGATCAATCCGAAAGACGAGTTAACAAAGTCACCGCCTAAATCAACGTAGGCAAATTCAGCATTGGCGTCTTGCTTGCCAACCTTGGCAATGAATCTGCCATCGGCCAGCAGTTGTTCGTACCAATACTCCGTGATTTGAAATGTGTCAGCCGGGCGTGGGTCACCTTCGATATTGCTGTAGAACTGAACGTCACCAACATCTTCCAGGGACAATGTGCGACCGTGGAATTGGTTGGCATACATGAACCATCTCCCACCGTTCCACCATCCCGCCGCTTCGGTGTCGATGGTAAAAACCAAATCAAGGTTGCCTCGATAGCGAGTCGCTCCGTTGGTGTTTAGCCCGCCGCGTGCGTTGTTGAAAACTTCACCTGTATAGATGTATTCGCCAACAATCGGACCGATGTGGTGAAACCGCTCCGGGATAAGTGTCGGAAAACTTTCCTCTTCACCACCGCTGATAAAGTCACATGAATAGTGACGGTTCCAGTCCATCGAAAGACTTTCACCGGGCAACGCGAATCCTCGCGACGGATGTGCCGGAATCGGCTGTGACACCTGACCGAATACTTCGCCAGTGCCTCCCAACAGCGTGAACCCTAACACAACGAGAGTTCGCGATAGCTTCGCATAACGCTGCACACAGTCTTTGAATGCCATCATCAAATGCCTTGCGTTCAAAAGCATGATTCAATCTTGGTGACTTGCAGTCAGACTTTGCAGAAGCTTTCGAGGCGCTGCGTTGAAGCGAAGAATACTGCGTCGGAAACTGATCCGATCAGGGTATCGACTTCATTTTATTCCGGTCTTAACACCAGTCCGAAAGGGGCTTCCCTAATCACAGGCTGTTTCATCCGCCATCACGTTCAGTCGTTGGCAGGCATTCGTCTTGGGCAGCGGTACACCTGATCAATCAAAACACTTAGACAAACGCGTTTTGCGTCGTCGACCGGCGAACGAAAATCGATCACAGGTCCGCTCGCGAGCAGTTTCAATCCTACGCCGGTATTGAGGGCAAACCTCTTTCGCGAATTCGGAAACACATGCGAAGGGCCACTCATACTCGCTTCTCTAGATGACGCCGATCGGACATCGACCGAGCGTCAATTGCGTATGACTTGAGCAGCTATCAAGTCCCATCATGCGGCGCTACCTAGTGCCCATTGACGGCGAACAGACCGACGGGAATCCCCCGTCATCAGGACGTTGCCGGACAAACAACTCGGCCCCTCCTAATTGCCAACCTATCTATCTGAGAACGCCTCGCTGAGAACATCGAAGTCTACTTCAGCCAGGGAAATCTCAATAAGATCAACCACTATGCTTGATAACATTCGCAAAAAACTGCAAACCATGCAGCTAGGGGAACGCATCGGTGTCGGCTATGTCGCTGTCGGTGTGTTAGCCGTGCTTTGTGGGATCGCTGGCATGGTAGGTGTTTGGAGGCTGAGTACTTCAGTCTCATTTATTCTCGGCCCCGCGTGGAGCACCGCTGATGGCGCGATGGAAGGTTCCATCATGATCCAAAGCCAAATGCTCGCGGCCGACGCAATTATCGAGGGACGTGGAGACGATCACTACGAACAACAGTTGCAAGAAGCTCGCGAAGGAACCGACGAAGCTTTCACGCGTCTGATCGAAGCCGACCTTGTTGACCCGCAGCGAATCAGAGACCTGCAAAAGCAACTAAAACTTTACAGCGATGCGAGTGGTAAGTTGCTGTCGACGTTTGCCGAATACGATCGGGCAAAACAGAACGTCGATGAATCCTCGGCCAAACTAGTACGTGTATCAGAGGTCCTCGAAAACATCGGCGACTCCCAGCTAGAAGCCCTTCGAGGAATGCCGAACACAAGCCTTACGTGGGCAGGCGACATCCAAGAACGCTGGGATGCTGCTGACGGAGGAATGGAAAGCTCGATCGCCGTACTCACTCAGCTCTATCACTTCTCGCAGCGACTCGGCGGTGCGAATCCACAAAAATGCTGGGACGGATTGATCGAAGCAGAATCGCTACATGACGAAGCTATGGAAGGGATGCTGGAAACGGGCGCTTTCGACATTGCCCTTAGTGGCAAAGAACTCGGCAGCCAGTACAAAGGAAAAATCCTCAGTGACGTCTATCGGGACGCGGTCAGTGAATTCCGCAAATCACTGCACCATGCGTTCGATAAACAAGTCGAAATGGAGTCAAGGCAAAAGGAATACAACGCTTCGGCAGACTCGCTGCTTCTGTTCGTCGAGAATCTTGAAGAAGACGCCGACGCCAAAGTTGAATCGCAAAAGTCGAGTGTCTTCATCACACAAGTCTTTTGTTATCTGATCATTCTAATTTCACTCGCGGCCGCGATTTCGGCTGCGTTGATTGCGGGAAAACTATGCACCCAGTCGGTGACCGAGCCGATCATCCCAGCGGTCGCATCGATGAAAGACCACACGACTTCTACTGTCGCGGCAATCGAAGAAATGATCGCTTCGATCGCACACATTGCAGAAAACA
This is a stretch of genomic DNA from Stieleria sp. JC731. It encodes these proteins:
- a CDS encoding KdsC family phosphatase; amino-acid sequence: MPATLRSDQEVASPIRCILSDVDGVLTDGRIIYDSEGAESKAFHVRDGLAIKHWGNAGFTFGIITARRSNVVRRRAEELSVTHLHQGVKNKLECVQSVAKTIGCELTEICYIGDDLPDLNPMRSVGLAVAPADAARDVRDAAHWIMGTKGGEGAVRELVERLLRTKGLWDCGVPQ
- a CDS encoding SIS domain-containing protein, with translation MSAAPQKQGYDDVRTDSVSETLFERLRMMREFVTTEADAVKSAAQNLGPSAVHAAELTAQCSGNIVVTGVGKAGLVGQKLVATLASTGTPAHFLHPTEAVHGDFGRVRADDLVWAISNSGRSEEVLTIASQLRRQSSGLISITADDDNPLAKIANCKVAYGKQKEACPHGLAPTSSTAVMMAVGDAIALLASSIRQFTARDFHRYHPGGALGKKLDKVEKLMRPMECCRVANDSVSIRDCMVTSSISGRRSGAIMLTNNEGVLTGIFTDSDLARLLESRCEDSLDGPIGAKMTIDPHCVSPETMVSDAISLLSQLRISELPVVDNLRRPIGMIDITDLIAIGEVNVDAVGSGASQSRSVIPFKL
- a CDS encoding carbohydrate porin is translated as MLLNARHLMMAFKDCVQRYAKLSRTLVVLGFTLLGGTGEVFGQVSQPIPAHPSRGFALPGESLSMDWNRHYSCDFISGGEEESFPTLIPERFHHIGPIVGEYIYTGEVFNNARGGLNTNGATRYRGNLDLVFTIDTEAAGWWNGGRWFMYANQFHGRTLSLEDVGDVQFYSNIEGDPRPADTFQITEYWYEQLLADGRFIAKVGKQDANAEFAYVDLGGDFVNSSFGLIPTVPLPTWPNPSLGIALITEVSDALQLKFGAYDGAPTTGPSTGGRSGFETLGDYGVMLLSEVLLTSTLAGDEALTGAYRVGAWYHSDQFDDLRAGAGDPFDENFGMYLGIDQLVWLEPCDDDSAQGLGVFFQFGWAPSDRNEIDSYLGGGLTYQGLLCGRDDDLFGLGIANAGFRDPSLDDERALEIFYRFQVTPCASLQPDLQYISNPAGNIDDALVIGVRTEVLM
- a CDS encoding methyl-accepting chemotaxis protein, with product MLDNIRKKLQTMQLGERIGVGYVAVGVLAVLCGIAGMVGVWRLSTSVSFILGPAWSTADGAMEGSIMIQSQMLAADAIIEGRGDDHYEQQLQEAREGTDEAFTRLIEADLVDPQRIRDLQKQLKLYSDASGKLLSTFAEYDRAKQNVDESSAKLVRVSEVLENIGDSQLEALRGMPNTSLTWAGDIQERWDAADGGMESSIAVLTQLYHFSQRLGGANPQKCWDGLIEAESLHDEAMEGMLETGAFDIALSGKELGSQYKGKILSDVYRDAVSEFRKSLHHAFDKQVEMESRQKEYNASADSLLLFVENLEEDADAKVESQKSSVFITQVFCYLIILISLAAAISAALIAGKLCTQSVTEPIIPAVASMKDHTTSTVAAIEEMIASIAHIAENTDEAASASRNASDVVRRGVDSFQGLGSAADQIGSIAGMIQGIAEQTNLLALNATIESARAGEAGRGFAVVANEVKELALQTARATEDINQRIVELRSMSTNAIHEISSINQVIDSVDDITQQIRNAVREQNIATTEIYQNVEQTSAAVSAVVAAIGPTAVKKLPPRAY